From a region of the Salvelinus alpinus chromosome 2, SLU_Salpinus.1, whole genome shotgun sequence genome:
- the LOC139559177 gene encoding solute carrier family 45 member 3-like isoform X2, translating to MQGRVCQLLLVNALTCGLEVCMAAGTFYIPPLLLQAGIEERYMTMVLGVGPILGLIFVPVIGSYSDSWRGRFGRRRPFIWLLCVGVLLGLQVLPQASHLAALLYPQSPRWLEGVLLVGAACLLEFSGQACFTPLEALISDQFPGEEESRRAFSVYSLMISLGGCLGYLLPALDWSHAPTAAYLGGQEAFIYVLITLIFLTCLVSTVFISEDRWTGGERTRKGVSTLWEWDCTVEYPTLHLEHRRDYDTTKVFFSSARPSHQGESDDHTHSKPLLPPDNASPNVSLPLEREGEAVPLPQRGMCLDMAILDSAYLLSQVLPALCLGSIVQQSHSVSAYMASACFLSLLSLLCSTGVVFTRSDLHRLTGSKGDTPTLRGLKD from the exons ATGCAGGGCCGTGTGTGTCAGCTGTTGCTGGTGAATGCTTTGACCTGTGGTCTGGAGGTGTGTATGGCTGCAGGGACCTTCTACATCCCCCCTCTACTGCTGCAGGCCGGCATAGAGGAACGCTACATGACCATGGTGCTGG gAGTCGGGCCGATTCTGGGTTTGATCTTCGTACCCGTGATCGGTTCGTATAGTGACTCGTGGCGTGGTCGTTTTGGTCGGCGCCGGCCATTCATCTGGCTCCTATGTGTGGGGGTTCTGCTGGGCCTGCAGGTCTTGCCCCAGGCTTCTCACCTAGCTGCCCTGCTCTACCCACAGAGCCCCCGATGGCTGGAGGGGGTACTGCTGGTGGGGGCAGCCTGTCTGCTGGAGTTCTCAGGACAG GCCTGTTTCACACCGCTGGAAGCGCTGATCTCAGACCAGTtccctggagaggaggagagcagaagaGCCTTTTCTGTCTACTCACTGATGATCAGCCTGGGAGGATGCCTTGG GTACCTGCTCCCAGCCCTGGACTGGAGCCATGCCCCCACAGCAGCCTACCTAGGTGGCCAGGAGGCCTTTATCTACGTGTTGATCACCCTCATCTTCCTCACCTGCCTCGTCAGCACAGTCTTCATCTCAGAGGACAGatggactggaggagagagaaccAGGAAGGGCGTTAGC ACTTTATGGGAGTGGGACTGTACCGTGGAGTACCCAACGCTACACCTGGAACACAGGAGAGACTACGATACGACGAAG GTCTTTTTCTCCAGCGCCAGACCTTCTCACCAGGGGGAAAGTGACGACCATACCCACTCAAAGCCGCTCCTTCCCCCCGACAATGCTTCCCCCAATGTGTCTCtgcccctggagagagagggagaggccgtACCCCTGCCTCAGAGAGGGATGTGTCTGGACATGGCTATCCTGGACAGTGCCTACCTGCTCTCCCAG GTGCTGCCTGCTCTGTGTCTGGGCTCCATAGTGCAGCAATCCCACAGCGTCAGTGCCTATATGGCCTCCGCGTGCTTCCTCAGCCTCCTGTCCCTGCTCTGCTCCACCGGTGTCGTCTTCACACGCAGCGACCTCCACAGGCTCACAGGGTCAAAGGGCGATACTCCAACGCTGAGGGGGCTAAAGGATTAA
- the LOC139559177 gene encoding solute carrier family 45 member 3-like isoform X1: MQGRVCQLLLVNALTCGLEVCMAAGTFYIPPLLLQAGIEERYMTMVLGVGPILGLIFVPVIGSYSDSWRGRFGRRRPFIWLLCVGVLLGLQVLPQASHLAALLYPQSPRWLEGVLLVGAACLLEFSGQACFTPLEALISDQFPGEEESRRAFSVYSLMISLGGCLGYLLPALDWSHAPTAAYLGGQEAFIYVLITLIFLTCLVSTVFISEDRWTGGERTRKGVSVSSTLTPSHWRSRYCGHPLLSWAQCVRMAVGWCVSLCVSALPRVYGVCMSFPAVIRRLFVAELFSWMALMSFMLFYTDFMGVGLYRGVPNATPGTQERLRYDEGVRMASVGLFLQCLISVVCSILIERWMVLLGTRAVYVSSVILLALATAVMSFSKSVVMVTVMAAATGYTFCVLQVLPYTLLCLYHSDKRVFFSSARPSHQGESDDHTHSKPLLPPDNASPNVSLPLEREGEAVPLPQRGMCLDMAILDSAYLLSQVLPALCLGSIVQQSHSVSAYMASACFLSLLSLLCSTGVVFTRSDLHRLTGSKGDTPTLRGLKD, encoded by the exons ATGCAGGGCCGTGTGTGTCAGCTGTTGCTGGTGAATGCTTTGACCTGTGGTCTGGAGGTGTGTATGGCTGCAGGGACCTTCTACATCCCCCCTCTACTGCTGCAGGCCGGCATAGAGGAACGCTACATGACCATGGTGCTGG gAGTCGGGCCGATTCTGGGTTTGATCTTCGTACCCGTGATCGGTTCGTATAGTGACTCGTGGCGTGGTCGTTTTGGTCGGCGCCGGCCATTCATCTGGCTCCTATGTGTGGGGGTTCTGCTGGGCCTGCAGGTCTTGCCCCAGGCTTCTCACCTAGCTGCCCTGCTCTACCCACAGAGCCCCCGATGGCTGGAGGGGGTACTGCTGGTGGGGGCAGCCTGTCTGCTGGAGTTCTCAGGACAG GCCTGTTTCACACCGCTGGAAGCGCTGATCTCAGACCAGTtccctggagaggaggagagcagaagaGCCTTTTCTGTCTACTCACTGATGATCAGCCTGGGAGGATGCCTTGG GTACCTGCTCCCAGCCCTGGACTGGAGCCATGCCCCCACAGCAGCCTACCTAGGTGGCCAGGAGGCCTTTATCTACGTGTTGATCACCCTCATCTTCCTCACCTGCCTCGTCAGCACAGTCTTCATCTCAGAGGACAGatggactggaggagagagaaccAGGAAGGGCGTTAGCGTGAGTTCCACCCTGACCCCTTCCCATTGGAGGAGCCGATACTGTGGACACCCCTTGCTGTCGTGGGCCCAGTGTGTACGGATGGCTGTGGGGTGGTGTGTGTCGCTGTGCGTGTCGGCACTGCCacgtgtgtatggtgtgtgtatgagCTTCCCGGCAGTGATACGGCGGCTGTTTGTAGCTGAGCTGTTCAGCTGGATGGCTCTGATGAGCTTCATGCTGTTCTATACAGACTTTATGGGAGTGGGACTGTACCGTGGAGTACCCAACGCTACACCTGGAACACAGGAGAGACTACGATACGACGAAG GTGTACGCATGGCGAGTGTGGGTCTGTTTCTGCAGTGCCTGATCTCAGTGGTCTGCTCCATCCTGATAGAGCGCTGGATGGTGTTGCTAGGCACCCGGGCTGTTTACGTTAGCAGTGTGATCCTGCTAGCGTTAGCTACAGCTGTGATGAGCTTCTCAAAGAGTGTAGTGATGGTCACTGTCATGGCTGCAGCTACTGGATATACCTTCTGTGTGCTGCAGGTCCTGCCCTACACCCTGCTGTGTCTGTACCACTCTGACAAAcgg GTCTTTTTCTCCAGCGCCAGACCTTCTCACCAGGGGGAAAGTGACGACCATACCCACTCAAAGCCGCTCCTTCCCCCCGACAATGCTTCCCCCAATGTGTCTCtgcccctggagagagagggagaggccgtACCCCTGCCTCAGAGAGGGATGTGTCTGGACATGGCTATCCTGGACAGTGCCTACCTGCTCTCCCAG GTGCTGCCTGCTCTGTGTCTGGGCTCCATAGTGCAGCAATCCCACAGCGTCAGTGCCTATATGGCCTCCGCGTGCTTCCTCAGCCTCCTGTCCCTGCTCTGCTCCACCGGTGTCGTCTTCACACGCAGCGACCTCCACAGGCTCACAGGGTCAAAGGGCGATACTCCAACGCTGAGGGGGCTAAAGGATTAA